A genome region from Sphingobacteriaceae bacterium GW460-11-11-14-LB5 includes the following:
- a CDS encoding alpha-galactosidase: MKLKLTFPMLLIGFTALAQQPKLAVTPPMGWMSWNIMSENPNEKDIKEMADAMVTSGMVKAGYQYIFLDDCWQGGRDNKNKIIADPKKFPSGIKALADYLHSKGMKLGIYSDAAPLTCGGYTASLNFEDQDAKTFASWGIDYLKYDYCNAPEDVETAKTRYGKIAQALRKSGRDIVLGICEWGPREPWNWGAQVGGQSWRTTYDIRDKWNDVEGKGGVGIYNVVDKTAGLASFSGPGRWNDGDMLVAGLHGTKGPSSAFNGKGCTQAEYQSQMSLYSMLNSPLYASCDIRKMDNEAKTIFTNEEVIALNQDALGKQAERKIKTEIWDVFVRPLANGDFAIAVLNKSTAAQNAKINFAELGLTDKYEIKDLWQHKVIGKNNKWNGEVTAHETKVFRLKKV; encoded by the coding sequence ATGAAATTGAAACTAACGTTTCCGATGCTATTAATTGGTTTCACCGCTCTTGCTCAGCAACCAAAATTAGCGGTTACACCACCAATGGGCTGGATGAGCTGGAACATCATGTCAGAAAATCCGAACGAGAAAGATATTAAAGAAATGGCCGATGCCATGGTTACCAGTGGAATGGTGAAAGCAGGTTATCAGTATATTTTTTTAGACGATTGCTGGCAGGGTGGCCGCGATAATAAAAACAAAATCATTGCCGATCCAAAGAAATTTCCCTCAGGTATAAAAGCCCTGGCCGATTACCTGCACAGCAAAGGAATGAAACTGGGCATTTATTCTGATGCTGCCCCTTTAACCTGTGGTGGTTATACCGCAAGTTTAAACTTCGAAGATCAGGATGCTAAAACTTTTGCCTCTTGGGGGATAGATTATTTAAAATACGACTATTGCAACGCACCAGAAGATGTGGAAACGGCCAAAACCCGTTATGGCAAAATAGCACAGGCCTTACGCAAATCGGGTAGAGATATTGTATTAGGTATTTGCGAATGGGGCCCACGCGAACCCTGGAACTGGGGTGCACAGGTTGGCGGACAGAGCTGGCGCACCACTTACGATATCAGAGATAAATGGAATGATGTTGAAGGTAAAGGTGGGGTAGGTATTTATAATGTTGTTGATAAAACCGCAGGATTGGCCAGCTTTTCAGGTCCGGGCAGATGGAACGATGGGGATATGCTGGTGGCAGGTTTACATGGAACAAAAGGCCCTTCATCGGCTTTTAATGGCAAAGGCTGTACCCAGGCTGAATACCAGAGCCAGATGAGTTTGTACAGTATGCTTAATTCACCTTTATATGCCAGTTGCGATATCCGTAAAATGGATAATGAAGCAAAAACCATTTTTACAAATGAAGAAGTAATTGCTTTAAACCAGGATGCTTTGGGTAAACAGGCCGAAAGAAAAATCAAAACGGAGATCTGGGATGTTTTTGTTCGCCCTTTAGCCAATGGCGATTTCGCCATAGCGGTTTTAAATAAATCGACAGCTGCTCAAAATGCAAAGATAAATTTTGCCGAATTAGGCCTGACTGATAAATACGAAATCAAAGATTTATGGCAGCATAAAGTAATTGGCAAAAATAATAAATGGAATGGTGAGGTAACTGCTCACGAAACCAAGGTTTTCCGCTTAAAGAAAGTTTAA